A single region of the Lysinibacillus sp. B2A1 genome encodes:
- a CDS encoding cell division protein, producing MSNLMKGTAILTMGMFLSKVLGLIYIFPFYAIVGEENIALYQYAYIPYSIMLAVAISGAPIAVSKFVSKYNAIGDYQSGRKLMKSGILIMMITGLAAFIALFILATPIAGLVIKSDEQVFTVEQIASVIRWVSFALIVVPFMSLWRGFFQGYDKMEPTAVSQLVEQIVRIVVLLGGSFLVVVVFNGKPQTAVSFAVFAAFIGAIGGLMVLYYYWKKYQPEFNLLRSQSVTSTQLPMSNIYKEVITYSIPMVFVGIANPLFQLVDMLTFNGAMTSIGLAEVTDKYLSMINFTTHKVVIIPVMLATGFSMALVPTITKYFTQGEYLSLRHAMDKTYQILIFITLPAVVGISLLANEIYFMLYSESEMGATILAHYAPVAILFALFQVTAALLQGIDFQKWIVFSLLSGILVKLAINIPLIRWIEADGAILATAIGYGVSIIINMLVLRTALNYKSEMVLRRVMLISILTLAMVISVLIVHKLLGFVMGPVDGKFSAFVYSVICAGVGVGVYGYLSLRLGLAQKLLGERLTKITNKLGIK from the coding sequence ATGTCCAATTTAATGAAAGGTACTGCGATATTAACAATGGGGATGTTTTTATCGAAGGTACTCGGATTAATTTATATTTTTCCGTTTTATGCAATTGTGGGTGAGGAAAATATTGCTCTCTATCAATATGCATACATTCCCTATTCGATAATGCTGGCAGTAGCCATCTCAGGAGCGCCAATTGCTGTATCTAAGTTTGTTTCTAAATATAATGCAATTGGTGATTATCAATCAGGCCGCAAGCTTATGAAGTCGGGCATACTGATTATGATGATAACAGGTCTAGCCGCATTTATTGCCCTTTTTATATTAGCGACTCCAATAGCGGGTCTTGTCATTAAAAGTGATGAGCAGGTATTTACAGTTGAGCAAATTGCTTCCGTTATTCGTTGGGTTAGCTTTGCTTTAATTGTTGTACCATTTATGAGTCTTTGGCGTGGATTTTTCCAGGGTTATGACAAAATGGAGCCTACAGCAGTTTCACAATTAGTTGAACAAATTGTTCGTATTGTTGTGTTATTAGGTGGTTCGTTCCTAGTAGTAGTTGTCTTTAATGGCAAACCACAAACAGCCGTTTCCTTTGCCGTATTTGCTGCCTTTATCGGGGCAATTGGCGGGTTGATGGTGCTCTATTATTATTGGAAAAAATATCAGCCTGAATTTAACTTATTGCGCAGTCAGAGTGTTACATCTACTCAGCTGCCAATGTCCAATATTTATAAAGAAGTTATTACGTATTCCATTCCAATGGTATTCGTAGGTATTGCCAATCCCTTATTCCAACTAGTGGATATGTTAACGTTTAACGGCGCAATGACATCCATAGGCTTAGCGGAAGTAACCGATAAATACTTATCAATGATTAACTTCACTACACATAAAGTTGTGATTATTCCGGTTATGTTAGCTACAGGTTTTTCGATGGCGCTAGTACCAACTATTACTAAGTATTTTACACAGGGTGAATATTTATCACTGCGACATGCAATGGATAAGACCTATCAAATATTAATTTTTATTACATTACCTGCTGTAGTGGGTATTTCATTGTTAGCGAATGAAATATACTTTATGCTCTATTCAGAAAGTGAAATGGGGGCTACCATTTTAGCTCACTATGCACCTGTTGCTATTTTATTTGCATTGTTTCAAGTAACAGCAGCTTTATTACAGGGGATTGACTTCCAAAAATGGATTGTCTTCAGCTTATTATCTGGTATTTTGGTCAAGCTAGCGATTAACATTCCTCTAATTCGATGGATTGAGGCCGATGGAGCCATTCTTGCCACAGCAATTGGCTATGGTGTTTCAATTATTATTAATATGTTAGTGCTTAGAACAGCATTAAATTACAAATCAGAGATGGTTCTTCGCCGTGTCATGCTCATCTCTATTTTGACTCTAGCAATGGTAATAAGTGTATTGATTGTTCATAAGCTGTTAGGCTTTGTGATGGGACCAGTAGATGGAAAATTCTCTGCATTTGTTTACTCAGTTATCTGTGCTGGCGTAGGTGTTGGGGTATACGGTTATTTATCTTTACGTTTAGGCTTAGCTCAAAAACTACTCGGTGAACGACTAACAAAAATTACGAACAAACTTGGAATTAAATAG
- the asnB gene encoding asparagine synthase (glutamine-hydrolyzing), with protein MCGFIGYINGTNVIDHHQTIENMMNTIIHRGPDSGGIHSDDKVTLGFRRLSIIDLSDVANQPLYSADGNIVLVFNGEIFNFQGLREDLIAKGHTFKTQSDSEVIIYGYVEYGVEFVKQLRGMFAFCIWDKKNDLQFIARDGFGIKPLYYSENTTDGTFIFGSEIKSFLPHPSFIKELNKNALRPYLTFQYSSMDETFFKGVFKLPPAHYMLIQNGKKKIVQYWDKKFHAKEAPIEKYVEDIRSTVKESVEAHQISDVKVGSFLSGGIDSSYITALLRPDKSFSVGFSDYEDMFNETNLAKDLSDTLNIQNERKYITADECFEALPKIQWHMDEPQSNPSSVPLYFLSELASKDVTVVLSGEGADEIFGGYSWYQNSGKMQQYEKIPFGIRKALRGFAEALPKNQYTSFLVKGGQTVEERFIGEAVVWDEEDALNVLKPDYKNGPSVKSITKRIYDEVPGDDDVTKMQYLDLNLWMPGDILLKADKMSMAHSIELRVPFLDKEVMELAKNIPSRYRVNDIDTKYVLRQAAHQELPEEWAKRPKLGFPVPIRHWLREEKYYNMVKEMFTTDFANKFFDTKQLVGYLDEHYEGKANRGRYIWTAYVFLVWYKQFFVDM; from the coding sequence ATGTGCGGATTTATAGGCTATATTAATGGAACAAATGTAATCGATCATCATCAAACGATTGAAAATATGATGAATACAATTATTCACCGTGGACCAGATAGCGGTGGTATTCACAGTGACGATAAAGTAACTTTAGGTTTCCGACGATTAAGTATTATCGACTTGTCAGATGTGGCAAATCAACCATTGTACAGTGCAGATGGCAACATTGTTCTTGTATTTAATGGTGAAATCTTCAACTTCCAAGGGCTGCGTGAAGATTTAATTGCTAAGGGACATACATTTAAAACACAATCTGATAGTGAAGTTATAATTTATGGTTATGTGGAATATGGTGTAGAGTTTGTTAAACAATTACGAGGTATGTTTGCATTTTGCATTTGGGATAAAAAGAATGATTTACAATTCATTGCCCGTGATGGCTTTGGTATTAAGCCGCTGTATTACTCAGAGAATACAACAGACGGTACCTTTATTTTCGGTTCAGAAATTAAATCCTTCTTACCCCACCCATCCTTTATTAAAGAATTAAACAAAAATGCTCTTCGTCCATATTTAACTTTCCAATATTCATCAATGGATGAAACTTTCTTTAAAGGTGTGTTTAAACTACCGCCAGCTCATTATATGTTAATTCAAAATGGGAAAAAGAAAATCGTGCAGTATTGGGATAAAAAATTCCATGCGAAAGAGGCACCAATTGAAAAATATGTAGAGGACATTCGTTCGACAGTAAAGGAATCGGTAGAGGCACATCAAATCAGTGATGTAAAGGTTGGTTCATTCCTATCAGGGGGAATTGATTCAAGTTATATTACGGCATTACTCCGTCCCGATAAATCCTTCTCTGTTGGTTTTTCTGATTATGAAGATATGTTTAACGAAACAAACCTAGCAAAAGATTTATCAGATACATTAAACATTCAAAATGAGCGTAAATATATAACAGCTGATGAATGCTTTGAGGCATTGCCAAAAATTCAATGGCATATGGACGAGCCACAATCTAATCCATCTTCTGTACCGCTATACTTCCTTTCGGAGCTGGCTTCGAAGGACGTAACAGTTGTCCTTTCAGGTGAAGGAGCGGATGAAATTTTTGGCGGCTACTCATGGTATCAAAACTCAGGTAAAATGCAACAATACGAAAAAATTCCTTTTGGTATTCGTAAGGCATTACGAGGTTTTGCAGAAGCATTACCTAAAAATCAGTACACTAGCTTCCTTGTAAAAGGTGGTCAAACGGTGGAAGAACGTTTTATAGGTGAAGCGGTTGTCTGGGATGAAGAAGATGCATTAAATGTATTAAAGCCAGACTATAAAAATGGTCCATCTGTTAAGTCTATTACAAAACGAATTTATGATGAAGTACCTGGCGATGATGATGTGACAAAGATGCAATACTTAGATCTAAATCTATGGATGCCAGGCGATATTTTATTGAAAGCAGATAAAATGAGTATGGCACATTCAATAGAATTACGCGTACCATTTTTAGATAAAGAAGTAATGGAATTAGCGAAAAACATTCCATCACGATATCGAGTCAACGACATTGATACGAAATATGTGCTTCGTCAAGCTGCTCATCAGGAATTACCAGAGGAATGGGCAAAACGTCCAAAGCTAGGCTTCCCAGTACCGATTCGTCATTGGCTCCGTGAAGAGAAATACTACAACATGGTAAAAGAAATGTTTACAACTGATTTTGCCAATAAATTCTTTGATACAAAGCAATTAGTAGGCTATCTCGATGAGCATTATGAGGGTAAGGCAAATCGAGGACGTTATATTTGGACTGCCTATGTATTCTTAGTATGGTATAAACAATTTTTTGTGGACATGTAA
- a CDS encoding aminoacetone oxidase family FAD-binding enzyme: MYDVIVIGGGPSGLMAAIAAGERKKKVLLVEKGNKLGKKLAISGGGRCNVTNRLPIEEIVKHIPGNGRFLYSPFTVYNNEDIIAFFEGLGVALKEEDHGRMFPVSNRAQDVVDALIRQLQRLHVEVRLNTPVSKLLMDDEKILGVRLADGLEVRSEAVIVAVGGKAVPQTGSTGDGYPWAERAGHTITTLFPTEVPVLSKEGFIQNRELQGLALREVAVSVLNKKGKVLVTHQMDMLFTHFGLSGPAILRCSQFIVKELMKTGYEPVTIRIQTLVQYNEETCLQYLNKLWKEDPKRAVKNVWKGIAPERWLLFLCERAGIDVQMTGTEIAQEKIRQLARLLVHFTMTVSGTQSLEKAFVTGGGISVKEIEPKTMASKKKNGLFFCGEILDIHGYTGGYNITSALVTGRIAGMNAGF; the protein is encoded by the coding sequence ATGTATGATGTAATTGTGATTGGTGGAGGCCCCTCAGGCTTAATGGCTGCAATCGCTGCTGGAGAACGAAAAAAGAAAGTATTACTAGTAGAAAAAGGGAATAAGCTTGGGAAAAAGCTTGCTATTTCTGGTGGGGGTCGCTGTAATGTGACAAATCGTTTACCTATAGAAGAAATTGTTAAACATATACCAGGTAATGGGCGGTTTTTATATAGCCCATTCACAGTTTATAATAATGAGGATATTATTGCTTTTTTTGAAGGGCTCGGTGTTGCCCTAAAAGAAGAGGATCATGGACGTATGTTTCCCGTGTCTAACCGTGCGCAAGATGTTGTTGACGCATTAATCCGTCAATTACAGCGTTTGCATGTAGAAGTTCGGTTAAATACCCCTGTCAGTAAGCTATTGATGGATGATGAAAAAATCCTTGGTGTTCGCCTTGCAGACGGATTAGAAGTCCGTAGCGAGGCTGTAATTGTCGCGGTAGGTGGGAAAGCTGTTCCACAGACAGGCTCCACTGGTGATGGTTATCCATGGGCAGAGCGAGCAGGTCATACAATTACAACGTTATTCCCTACTGAGGTTCCTGTGCTCTCAAAAGAGGGCTTTATACAAAATCGTGAGCTTCAGGGGTTGGCTTTACGAGAGGTTGCTGTTTCTGTTTTAAATAAAAAAGGTAAGGTGCTCGTAACCCATCAAATGGACATGCTCTTTACTCATTTCGGATTAAGTGGTCCTGCTATTTTACGCTGTAGCCAATTTATCGTAAAAGAATTAATGAAAACTGGCTATGAACCAGTGACAATCCGTATTCAAACGCTTGTGCAATATAATGAAGAAACATGTCTGCAATACTTAAATAAGCTATGGAAAGAGGATCCAAAAAGGGCAGTTAAAAACGTGTGGAAAGGGATAGCCCCTGAACGATGGCTACTGTTTTTATGTGAACGTGCTGGTATTGATGTACAAATGACAGGCACTGAAATAGCACAGGAAAAAATCCGCCAATTAGCACGTTTGCTTGTCCATTTTACGATGACTGTAAGTGGTACACAATCTCTTGAAAAGGCATTTGTCACTGGCGGGGGTATTTCTGTTAAGGAAATAGAGCCAAAGACAATGGCCTCTAAGAAAAAGAATGGTTTATTCTTCTGTGGTGAAATCCTCGATATTCATGGCTATACAGGAGGCTATAATATTACATCTGCACTTGTTACTGGACGTATTGCTGGAATGAATGCAGGATTTTAA
- a CDS encoding MFS transporter, which yields MNKNRWLIALSAIAIHLSIGGAYAYSVYKLPIVTEMGWSETKVTVAFTIMMGLAGFSAALFGSLVEKLGPRKSAMVAAVLFGAGQAGAGVAISMDSVTLYWLTYGVLSGLGMGIGYIAPVSTLVKWFPDRRGLATGMAVLGFGSGALITAPVAANLMEAVGISTTYFILGASYFTLMILGASYIAPPAPGYMPANMKAAANSGKEVVKKDLAVMSAREAVKTKHFWMLWSMHLVNVTAGIMMISVASPMAQEIVGLSVAGAAAMVGIMGLFNGGGRLIWAAVSDYIGRSNVFVIFFTAQLITFIVLPHTTNVILFQALIFLVVSCYGGGFSNLPAFASDLFGTKQLGVIHGYLLTTWSLGGIFGPLLVSTIKNAYGSYIPVFYVFAGLIAASLIISLTLRADVRKRTALKAASQNVGDVSATQ from the coding sequence ATGAATAAAAATAGATGGTTAATTGCATTATCTGCAATCGCTATTCACCTTTCAATCGGTGGAGCTTATGCATACAGTGTATACAAGCTACCGATTGTCACAGAGATGGGATGGAGTGAAACAAAGGTAACGGTTGCCTTTACGATTATGATGGGGCTCGCTGGTTTTTCAGCCGCATTATTTGGTAGTTTAGTAGAAAAATTGGGACCACGTAAATCTGCGATGGTAGCAGCTGTTCTATTTGGGGCAGGACAAGCTGGTGCTGGTGTAGCAATTTCAATGGATTCTGTAACATTGTATTGGTTAACATATGGTGTGCTTAGTGGATTAGGTATGGGGATTGGCTATATTGCTCCTGTATCAACATTAGTAAAATGGTTCCCAGACCGTCGAGGCTTGGCTACAGGTATGGCTGTACTTGGATTTGGATCTGGAGCACTAATTACAGCGCCAGTAGCGGCTAACTTAATGGAGGCTGTTGGAATTTCTACAACATACTTTATTTTAGGGGCAAGTTATTTCACGTTAATGATTTTAGGGGCTTCATATATCGCACCGCCTGCACCTGGTTATATGCCAGCGAACATGAAGGCTGCTGCAAATAGTGGTAAAGAAGTAGTGAAAAAAGATTTAGCAGTTATGTCTGCTCGTGAAGCTGTTAAAACAAAGCATTTCTGGATGCTGTGGTCAATGCATTTAGTAAATGTAACAGCAGGGATTATGATGATTTCTGTCGCTTCTCCAATGGCCCAAGAAATTGTGGGATTATCAGTTGCAGGAGCTGCGGCAATGGTAGGTATTATGGGGTTATTTAACGGTGGAGGTCGTTTAATTTGGGCGGCTGTGTCTGACTATATTGGTCGTTCAAACGTCTTTGTTATTTTCTTTACGGCACAATTAATTACATTTATTGTGTTACCACATACGACGAACGTGATACTTTTCCAAGCACTTATTTTCTTAGTTGTTAGTTGCTATGGTGGTGGCTTCTCGAATTTACCTGCATTTGCAAGTGATTTATTTGGTACAAAGCAACTGGGCGTTATTCATGGTTATTTATTAACGACTTGGTCATTAGGCGGTATTTTTGGTCCGTTATTGGTAAGCACAATTAAAAATGCTTATGGAAGTTACATTCCGGTATTCTATGTATTTGCTGGGCTAATCGCAGCATCATTAATTATCTCGTTAACGCTACGTGCAGATGTACGTAAACGAACAGCTTTAAAAGCAGCATCACAAAATGTTGGAGACGTCTCCGCTACACAATAA
- a CDS encoding sensor histidine kinase, with protein MIHNLGGAFEKEFGARAIAIARTVSQLTDVQNNVGKPAGFEIIQPIAERIRLTTDVDYIVIIDMNRIRYSHPSESKLGTVFEGGDEIEAFSQHEYISKARGVLGYSIRAFVPIMNEEGTKQVGVITVGLLAPKWYNLVDEYQFDILMSLFWGLIIGLGGSVWVANHLKRQTFNLEPYEIARLVEERSGIIQAMDIGILATDESGNVTFINRLARQYTHFFGQKISRKALFKGTWLAEDTLQQHEVYRPLLMFEQMYLVRTFPIRIMEQNAGYLIMLTDRKEANMLAEELTGIKILVDSLRAQQHEYMNRLHSIAGLIQLERDDDALSLIIDEITDEEEIIQSLHDKIHDYSIQGLLLGKYSRAKELGVELTIDEDSKLIDFMSGFSSGDMVTIIGNLLDNAMEACFECAHKDVHITLIGHKHHLFIEVQDSGKGITGLPNRIFDYGFSTKQKDGHGIGLALVKQIVESNNGIIQVESTVNVGTIITIEVGVTEEQ; from the coding sequence ATGATTCATAATCTTGGAGGTGCTTTTGAAAAAGAATTTGGGGCACGAGCTATCGCTATCGCAAGAACTGTGTCACAGCTTACAGATGTTCAAAATAATGTGGGCAAGCCTGCTGGTTTTGAAATTATTCAACCAATTGCAGAGCGTATTCGCTTAACAACGGATGTAGATTATATTGTGATTATTGATATGAATCGCATTCGTTACTCACACCCCTCTGAAAGTAAGCTAGGTACAGTCTTTGAGGGTGGAGACGAAATAGAGGCCTTTTCTCAGCATGAGTATATATCGAAGGCACGAGGTGTTTTAGGATATTCCATAAGAGCATTTGTACCTATTATGAATGAAGAAGGTACAAAGCAAGTTGGTGTTATTACTGTCGGGTTACTTGCACCAAAATGGTATAACCTTGTAGATGAATATCAATTTGATATCCTTATGTCTCTTTTTTGGGGATTAATAATCGGCTTAGGCGGGTCCGTTTGGGTTGCCAATCATTTAAAACGACAAACCTTTAATTTGGAGCCATACGAAATAGCCCGTTTAGTAGAAGAACGCTCTGGTATTATCCAAGCGATGGACATCGGCATTTTAGCAACTGATGAAAGCGGTAATGTGACATTTATTAATCGTTTAGCAAGGCAATATACACATTTCTTCGGACAGAAAATTTCTAGAAAAGCTTTGTTTAAAGGCACCTGGCTCGCAGAGGATACGCTGCAACAGCATGAAGTATATAGACCTCTATTGATGTTTGAGCAAATGTACTTAGTACGCACCTTTCCTATTCGTATCATGGAACAAAATGCTGGCTACCTCATTATGCTGACCGACCGAAAAGAAGCCAATATGTTAGCTGAAGAATTAACTGGCATAAAAATACTCGTGGATTCATTACGTGCCCAGCAACACGAATATATGAATCGCTTACATAGTATTGCAGGATTAATACAATTGGAGCGAGATGACGATGCCTTAAGCTTGATTATTGATGAAATAACAGATGAGGAAGAAATAATCCAAAGCTTGCATGACAAAATTCATGATTATTCCATTCAAGGATTATTACTTGGTAAATATTCACGTGCGAAAGAGCTTGGTGTGGAGCTGACAATTGATGAGGACTCAAAGCTCATTGATTTTATGAGTGGATTTTCCAGTGGAGACATGGTGACGATTATAGGTAACCTATTGGACAATGCGATGGAGGCATGCTTTGAATGTGCTCATAAAGATGTTCATATTACATTGATTGGTCATAAACATCATTTATTCATTGAAGTACAGGATAGTGGTAAGGGGATTACTGGTCTGCCAAATCGTATTTTTGATTATGGCTTTAGTACAAAACAAAAGGATGGTCATGGTATTGGACTTGCCCTTGTGAAACAAATTGTGGAGTCAAACAATGGAATTATTCAAGTAGAATCAACCGTGAATGTTGGAACAATCATTACAATAGAAGTAGGGGTGACTGAAGAGCAATGA
- a CDS encoding two-component system response regulator, with product MSNLSVFIVEDDPMVLEVNKGFLNKLNGFQLVGESVNGRDAYDKIIRKRPNLILLDMFLPDMTGMELFLKLRAERIPSDIIMITAARDAPTVQEALRLGAIDYLIKPFRFERFEKALQQYKSSTKKLQSSQAFNQEDIDKWLGLQHETMELPKGLNTITMQQILDYLTTHRAAITSEQLAQNVGMARVTVRKYLDFLATKGTVSIELQYGTVGRPTKYYSIK from the coding sequence ATGAGTAATCTTTCAGTGTTTATCGTAGAAGACGATCCAATGGTACTTGAAGTAAATAAAGGTTTTTTAAATAAATTGAATGGTTTTCAGCTCGTGGGTGAATCAGTCAATGGACGTGATGCCTATGACAAAATTATCAGAAAGAGACCTAATCTAATTTTACTAGATATGTTTTTACCAGATATGACAGGCATGGAATTATTCTTAAAGCTTCGTGCAGAACGTATCCCCTCGGATATTATTATGATTACTGCTGCAAGAGATGCACCTACAGTACAGGAGGCCCTTCGACTGGGAGCCATCGACTATCTTATTAAGCCATTTCGTTTTGAACGCTTTGAAAAAGCATTGCAGCAATATAAAAGCTCTACAAAAAAGTTACAAAGTTCACAGGCATTTAATCAAGAGGACATCGACAAATGGCTTGGATTACAGCATGAAACAATGGAGCTTCCTAAGGGACTAAACACGATAACAATGCAACAGATTCTTGATTATCTAACGACACACCGAGCAGCTATTACCTCAGAACAGCTAGCTCAAAATGTCGGAATGGCCAGAGTAACCGTCCGTAAATATTTGGATTTCTTAGCTACGAAGGGAACTGTCTCGATTGAATTACAATATGGGACAGTTGGTCGTCCAACGAAATACTATTCCATTAAGTAG
- a CDS encoding C4-dicarboxylate ABC transporter, which yields MWSNRFARSFVSVLIFITILLVSCQEDVYPTDNEQLSHEEQIVIRFSHVVGENTPKGMAAVKFAELIKERSNGHVEIQVFPNGVLYKDGEEMNALLRGDIQMIAPAISKITTLVPEWSVMDLPYAFKNADEVHTYVNSAVGQSLMTKLNAHNLFSMGVWDSGFKQLSNSIRPIEAVQDLNGLRMRIMPSDILAEQFSIVGAYPKRIDFNTVFHQLQRGNVDGQENTLTNITSKNLHSLQDYLTISNHGYLGYLLLMNHEFWNSLPEDVQTLLIETLEEVQEWEWQLAEKLTAERLEEMKACDCIKIYNLSDEEKEEWESAFEPVYRYYAENYGKRYIQALPKNQSHH from the coding sequence ATGTGGAGTAATCGTTTTGCACGCAGTTTTGTTAGCGTTCTCATTTTCATAACAATTCTGTTAGTTTCATGTCAGGAAGACGTTTACCCTACCGACAATGAGCAGTTGAGTCATGAGGAACAAATCGTTATTCGATTTTCACACGTAGTTGGTGAAAATACACCAAAAGGAATGGCAGCGGTAAAATTCGCAGAGCTAATCAAAGAACGTAGTAATGGTCACGTAGAAATTCAAGTGTTTCCAAATGGGGTTCTTTATAAAGATGGTGAAGAAATGAATGCCTTATTACGTGGCGATATTCAAATGATTGCACCTGCTATTTCCAAAATTACAACGCTTGTGCCAGAGTGGTCAGTTATGGATTTACCTTATGCATTTAAAAATGCAGATGAAGTGCATACATATGTCAACAGTGCTGTTGGTCAATCGTTAATGACAAAATTAAATGCCCATAATCTATTTTCCATGGGTGTTTGGGATAGTGGATTTAAGCAGCTTAGCAATAGTATTCGACCTATAGAAGCTGTTCAGGATTTGAATGGCTTGCGTATGAGGATTATGCCAAGTGATATATTAGCTGAACAATTTTCCATTGTTGGAGCCTATCCAAAACGCATTGACTTCAATACTGTTTTTCATCAACTGCAAAGAGGCAATGTCGATGGTCAGGAAAATACACTGACAAACATTACAAGCAAAAATCTACATTCACTACAAGACTACTTAACGATTAGTAACCATGGCTATCTTGGTTATTTACTGCTGATGAATCATGAATTTTGGAATTCCCTGCCTGAAGATGTGCAAACTCTGCTCATAGAAACACTAGAGGAAGTACAAGAATGGGAATGGCAGCTTGCAGAAAAATTAACAGCAGAGAGACTTGAAGAAATGAAAGCATGTGATTGCATCAAAATTTACAATTTATCGGATGAAGAGAAGGAAGAATGGGAATCTGCATTTGAGCCTGTTTATCGCTATTATGCAGAAAACTATGGGAAAAGATATATCCAAGCACTTCCTAAAAATCAATCACATCACTAG
- a CDS encoding C4-dicarboxylate ABC transporter has protein sequence MKKWLFMSLMAVLVLALAACGGDKKETSAPAAEGDGGYTKDKPLIIKFSHVTSIDSVKGKAADAFAKLVDEKTEGKVKVEVYPSSQLYGDNDELDALVSGNVHMIAPSVTKMVKIDPRWQYVDMPYLFENEEHVRKFFTSDVAKTILESNQLAANDIKGLVFWENGFKHFSNNKHPLEKVEDFKGLKFRAQAGKVLEAQFKALNAGSATIAFGETYAALQQGTVDGQENTFNNFDTQKYQEVQKYFSVSEHGRLDYAIFVNKSFWDKIPADLLTAVEASLDEATKLAWDLAADENAKSFENIKNSGIEVLELTAEQKEAIKAKLEPVYEEFGEVITEELINGIRDLK, from the coding sequence ATGAAAAAATGGCTTTTCATGTCACTTATGGCTGTGTTAGTTCTAGCACTTGCAGCTTGTGGTGGCGACAAAAAAGAAACATCTGCGCCAGCAGCTGAGGGTGATGGCGGATATACAAAAGACAAACCGCTTATTATTAAATTCTCACATGTTACATCAATCGATAGTGTAAAAGGAAAAGCTGCTGATGCTTTTGCAAAATTAGTAGACGAAAAAACTGAAGGTAAAGTAAAAGTTGAAGTTTACCCTTCTTCTCAATTATACGGGGATAATGATGAATTAGATGCCCTAGTATCTGGAAATGTTCATATGATTGCTCCATCTGTTACAAAAATGGTTAAAATCGACCCACGTTGGCAATATGTTGATATGCCATATCTATTTGAGAATGAAGAGCACGTACGTAAATTCTTTACTTCTGACGTAGCTAAAACAATTCTTGAATCGAATCAATTAGCAGCAAATGATATTAAAGGTTTAGTATTCTGGGAAAATGGCTTTAAACATTTCTCAAATAACAAGCATCCACTTGAAAAAGTAGAAGATTTTAAAGGCTTAAAGTTCCGTGCACAAGCAGGAAAAGTATTAGAAGCACAATTTAAAGCGTTAAATGCTGGCTCTGCAACAATTGCATTTGGTGAAACATACGCTGCCCTACAACAAGGAACAGTTGATGGACAAGAAAATACTTTCAACAACTTTGATACACAAAAATATCAAGAAGTACAAAAATATTTCTCAGTATCTGAACATGGACGTCTTGACTATGCAATCTTTGTCAATAAGTCATTCTGGGATAAAATCCCTGCCGATTTATTAACAGCAGTGGAAGCATCTTTAGATGAAGCAACGAAGCTAGCTTGGGATTTAGCTGCTGATGAAAACGCAAAATCATTTGAGAATATCAAAAACTCTGGTATTGAAGTACTTGAGTTAACGGCTGAGCAAAAAGAAGCTATTAAAGCAAAACTTGAACCAGTATATGAAGAGTTTGGTGAAGTTATCACAGAAGAATTAATTAATGGTATTCGTGATCTAAAATAA
- a CDS encoding TRAP transporter small permease, producing the protein MKALHKVWGYLEEILAGIFFVAGVVLIFYGVIMRYIFNEPQAWVEELARYSIIWGTFLGFGLALRHNQHIQVDILYDKLKPSMKRVLDIVATGLSIAFCLIYTYYGFVLVENRYTSGMVSLDIGIPMWVVYLVLPISGVLFLLRFVERLINILRGKDEEYANPLT; encoded by the coding sequence ATGAAAGCCTTACATAAAGTCTGGGGCTACTTAGAAGAAATCCTAGCTGGAATCTTTTTCGTAGCAGGTGTAGTTCTTATTTTTTATGGCGTAATTATGCGCTACATATTCAATGAACCGCAAGCATGGGTAGAGGAATTAGCACGTTATTCAATTATCTGGGGTACATTTTTAGGATTTGGCTTAGCCCTGCGCCATAATCAACATATTCAAGTAGATATTTTATATGATAAATTAAAGCCTTCTATGAAACGTGTACTGGATATAGTGGCAACTGGATTAAGTATTGCTTTTTGTTTGATTTATACGTATTACGGCTTTGTTTTAGTAGAAAATCGTTATACATCAGGCATGGTATCACTTGATATTGGGATACCAATGTGGGTTGTATACTTAGTATTACCGATTTCAGGTGTTTTATTTTTACTAAGATTCGTAGAAAGATTAATCAATATTCTACGAGGAAAGGACGAAGAATATGCTAATCCTCTTACTTAG